The Candidatus Sericytochromatia bacterium DNA window TCCAAGCGAACGGGCGCACCGTGGCGTGAGGTCGGTGTGCTGGCCTGGGTCGATGCCTCGATTCCCGCCGTCCAGGACTATAACCTGGCGCTGGCCAAGGAATTGATTGCGGCTGGCGTCGATGAGCTTCAGTACGACTACGTGCGTTTCCCTGCCCAAGGCGACACGCCCGACGTGGCCTGGCAGAGCATGAAATCCCAGCCGCTGAAGCACCAGGTCATCACAGCTTTTGCCAAGCGCGCCTACGAGACCCTCAGCCCGAGTGGTGCCCTGATCTCGGCCGATGTCTATGGGGTCGTGGCCTGGGACCAGGGCATCGACGTCCGCATCACAGGCCAACGCCTGGAAGACCTGGGACACCACCTCGACGTGCTCAGTCCGATGCTCTATCCCTCGCACTTCTACAAGAACTTCGACAACCTGAGTTACCCCCCTGATCACCCGGAGTATTTCATCGGGGAAGGGGTGAAAAAGGTCGCCAAGAAGACCGCCGGTAGCGGGGTGGTGATTCGGCCGTGGCTGCAAGCCTTCCCCTATCGCATTCGCAATTACGGCCCCGCTTACGTGGCCCGTCAGATCAAAGCCAACAGCCAGGCCAACGGCACGGGCTACCTGCTCTGGAATGCCGAGAACAATTACAAGGTTGGCTTTGCCGGTGTGACGCAATCCCCAGTCAACAGGCCGACGCAGGTCAGCCGAACGCCCTGAAAACGCGGGGCAGCAGCCGTGTGGGCGATTCTGATTTCCCTGCTGATCACCGCGGCCCTGTGCGGGGGCTCCGCCTTGCTGCTGGTCCATTTCTGCCTGGTGCGCGTGGGCGAGGGTGAACGCGCGGTGGTGATGCGTCGCAATGGCGACCTGCGCATCAAGGGCCCAGGCCTGCTGTTTTGTATTCCTGGCTTTGAAACGGTGGAACGGGTCTCCGTGAGGCCCCAGCGATTGGCGCTGGAATTCCCCGGCATTCAGGCCGGGAACGGCGCCTGGATTGCCGCGCGTCTCGATGTGGAATTCAGCATCTTGCAGCCGGACGTGGCAGCGCTCGTGATGCGCCAGACACGCCTGCAAGCGGCGATCGCGCAACTGATCGAGCTGGCCTTCGAGAGTGCGGCAGGCACGCTGGCGCCCGAACGCCTGATCGGGGCCAGCGACCGCAAGCAACTGGGGCGCGGCATCAAGAAGGCCGTGAACGAGACGGCCCTCGGATGGGGCGTGGACATCGCCAGCATCGAGGTTCAGGAAGTCAGGGAAATCGTGGCCCCCGGCGCGGAGGACAACGTGGTCTGGCAGGTGTTACTGCTGACCGCAGGGGAGCAACCACTGGAGGTGATCAAAGCCATCAGTCAGGCCACCGAGCTCAGCGTGCTCGATAGCAAGCGCCTGCTCGAGAACCTGCCAGCGCCTCTCCCAACCGCCGGCGATGCCGAGCGGGCCGAGTTCCTTCGCGCGCGCGTCGAGGCAGCCGGCGCCTTGGTGGTGGTGCGCCGTGTTCGCGAGCACGTGCCGGGGGACACCGTGGACCTGGCGAATCCCGACACGGTGGATGTGCTGCTGCACGCCACCGGCCCCCACGTGCTGGAGGTGATCAGTGTGCTGCGCCGCATCACGGGCTGGGACCTGAGCCACACCAAGGCGGTGGTGGAACAGGTTCCTTACGCGATCATGCACCGAGTGCGTCGCCTGGATGCCGAGGAAGTCAAACGAGCCTTGGAATCCGTCAGCGCCGAGGTACACCTGGTCTGAGCGCGCGGAGGCGAGCCGGAGTGGCGCTCCGGATCGCCTCGATTCCCGCCTCGCTGCGAACTCGACCGTCGAATTCGCTATCGAAACACGCCTAGTGCCGCACTGATCACCGGGATGGGGACCTTGTTCTGGAGGGCGGCCGCCAAGGCACCGGCAGGCCGATCGGGCGGCGCGGCTGGCGGCGCGGCTGGCGCTGAGGCGGCCCTGGTGAGCACCTCATTCATCAGGGTGCGAACCGTAAAGCCTTCCGGTAGCGGGATGGCCGGAAAGCCAGGGATGGAAAGGGACGTCTGGTTCGCGTTCTGGTCAAGGAAGGTGCGCAGCGAGACGCCCCCCGGCACCGGAAGGGACAACGACAGGCCCGGGATGGAAATGGACGAGCGGTCGAGATTCGCGACCAGCAGCTCCACCGGATTGAGTTCTCCGATCCCTGGGACGGAGATGGTCGTGGGGATCGCCAGCTGGGCCGCCGACGCTGGCGGGGTAGCCGCGGCAGGCGGCGTTGCCGCCGGCTTGGGACCAGCTGGCGGTCCGGGCGCAACCGAAACGTCCTGTCGCGGGCCTGCCGCTGGCACCTGGGACGGCTGCGCCGGCCCCGAGCGAAGCCTTCAGGGCCTCGGCGGCACGGGCCATGCTCGCCAGTGTGCGTTCCGCAGGGGGACGGTTGACGAAGTCACCGAATTTGAACACCGGGAAAAACCCTGTGGCCCTGGTGGCTGCATCGTAGCCACGCGACAGCTCAATCAAGGCATCCGCCGCTTGAAGGCGTTCGGCTGGTGACTTCGAGACGTCCTGCGCGGTCCTCAGCAGCGCTCGGCCTTGACCCTCCGCCTCATCTCGGATGGCCCGTTGGTTCAGGGTGGAGAAGTTCCATTGCCTGAAAGTCACGTGGTCGGTCAGCAAGGTCTGTAGCATGACCTTGGGGGAGTTGCCCCCCATCTCCGCCACCAGCCGGGTAAACTCGCCGCGCGTGATTTCCTGGTTGCTTCCACCGATGCCGAGAAATCCGCTGCCAGGACCTTGCGCTCGGTTCAGGGCAGCGTCGAGTTGGCCCTGATCCCAACCCAGTTTCGACCCCATATGCTTGACCTGGTCGGTGGTCAACACCTGGTCCTTCGAAAACGCGGGAAGGTAATCTTGCTGATAGATCTGCTGGCGGGTCTTACCCGCGAGTTGCTGCTCGGTGCGTTTGCCAGCGCTGACCAGCAACGCCACCATATCTGCTCGGCTCGGCAGGGCACTCCCCATCGCTTCGTAATTGCCTGGCACGCGTCAGCTCCTTGGGTGCAGCGCTCGCCGAATGGAATGACTCCGGCGAAAGCGAAACGGCCCTGGCGGGACCTCAACGGCAGCCGAATCCAGCCAGGAAAACAGCTATCCCATGCTTACCCCAGCCAATCATGGATAAACACCATCA harbors:
- a CDS encoding putative glycoside hydrolase, with the translated sequence SKRTGAPWREVGVLAWVDASIPAVQDYNLALAKELIAAGVDELQYDYVRFPAQGDTPDVAWQSMKSQPLKHQVITAFAKRAYETLSPSGALISADVYGVVAWDQGIDVRITGQRLEDLGHHLDVLSPMLYPSHFYKNFDNLSYPPDHPEYFIGEGVKKVAKKTAGSGVVIRPWLQAFPYRIRNYGPAYVARQIKANSQANGTGYLLWNAENNYKVGFAGVTQSPVNRPTQVSRTP
- a CDS encoding ribosomal protein L7/L12, coding for MWAILISLLITAALCGGSALLLVHFCLVRVGEGERAVVMRRNGDLRIKGPGLLFCIPGFETVERVSVRPQRLALEFPGIQAGNGAWIAARLDVEFSILQPDVAALVMRQTRLQAAIAQLIELAFESAAGTLAPERLIGASDRKQLGRGIKKAVNETALGWGVDIASIEVQEVREIVAPGAEDNVVWQVLLLTAGEQPLEVIKAISQATELSVLDSKRLLENLPAPLPTAGDAERAEFLRARVEAAGALVVVRRVREHVPGDTVDLANPDTVDVLLHATGPHVLEVISVLRRITGWDLSHTKAVVEQVPYAIMHRVRRLDAEEVKRALESVSAEVHLV